Proteins co-encoded in one Streptococcus pyogenes genomic window:
- a CDS encoding ABC transporter permease/substrate-binding protein yields the protein MPSLFVTFQNRFNEWLAALGEHLQISLLSLMIALLIGVPLAALLSRSKRWSDIMLQVTGVFQTIPSLALLGLFIPLMGIGTLPAVTALVIYAIFPILQNTITGLNGIDPSLVEAGIAFGMTKWERLKTFEIPIAMPVIMSGVRTSAVMIIGTATLASLIGAGGLGSFILLGIDRNNANLILIGAISSALLAIIFNSLLQYLEKASLRRIMISFGITLLALLASYTPMALSQFSKGKDTVVIAGKLGAEPDILINLYKELIEDQSDISVELKSNFGKTSFLYEALKSGDIDMYPEFTGTITSSLLRDKPPLSNDPKQVYEDAKKGIAKQDKLTLLKPFAYQNTYAVAMPEKLAKEYQIETISDLKAHADTLKAGFTLEFKDRADGYKGMQSQYGLQLSVATMEPALRYQAIQSGDIQVTDAYSTDAEITKYHLKVLKDDKQLFPPYQGAPLMKTSLLTKHPELKGILNQLAGKITEKEMQDMNYEVSVKGADANKVARDYLLKTGLIQK from the coding sequence ATGCCTAGTTTGTTTGTAACTTTCCAAAACCGTTTTAATGAATGGCTGGCGGCTCTGGGGGAACACCTGCAAATTTCCCTTTTATCTCTTATGATCGCCTTGCTAATAGGTGTGCCTTTAGCAGCCCTTCTCAGTCGCAGCAAACGTTGGTCAGACATTATGTTACAGGTAACAGGTGTTTTTCAAACCATTCCCTCACTGGCTTTGCTTGGTCTTTTCATCCCTTTAATGGGAATTGGAACGTTGCCTGCAGTGACAGCTTTAGTTATCTATGCGATTTTTCCGATTTTACAAAACACCATCACAGGATTAAATGGTATTGACCCAAGTCTCGTGGAAGCAGGAATAGCTTTTGGGATGACCAAATGGGAGCGATTGAAAACATTTGAGATTCCAATTGCCATGCCTGTTATTATGTCAGGTGTGCGGACGTCAGCAGTCATGATTATCGGCACAGCTACTTTAGCTTCCTTGATAGGAGCCGGTGGACTTGGCTCTTTCATCTTATTAGGGATTGATCGTAATAATGCTAACCTGATTCTGATAGGGGCTATTTCTTCAGCTCTGCTAGCTATTATTTTCAATAGTTTGTTACAGTACCTTGAGAAAGCTTCCTTGCGACGGATTATGATTAGTTTTGGAATTACCTTACTTGCACTGCTAGCATCGTATACTCCTATGGCGCTTAGTCAGTTTTCAAAAGGAAAAGATACAGTGGTTATTGCCGGTAAATTGGGAGCAGAGCCCGATATTCTGATTAATCTCTATAAGGAATTAATTGAAGACCAATCAGATATAAGTGTTGAGTTGAAATCTAATTTTGGGAAAACTAGCTTCTTATATGAAGCCCTTAAATCTGGAGATATTGATATGTATCCTGAATTTACAGGAACCATAACATCAAGTCTTTTACGCGACAAACCACCTTTGTCTAATGACCCTAAGCAGGTCTATGAGGATGCTAAAAAAGGCATTGCTAAGCAAGATAAACTGACCCTTCTCAAGCCATTTGCTTACCAAAATACGTATGCTGTTGCTATGCCAGAAAAATTGGCTAAGGAATATCAGATTGAAACCATTTCTGATTTAAAAGCGCATGCTGATACTTTAAAGGCCGGTTTTACTTTGGAATTTAAGGACAGAGCAGATGGCTATAAGGGAATGCAATCTCAATATGGATTACAGCTATCTGTGGCGACGATGGAGCCAGCTCTTCGTTATCAAGCAATTCAATCAGGAGATATCCAAGTAACAGATGCTTACTCTACGGATGCTGAAATTACGAAATACCATTTGAAAGTTTTAAAGGATGATAAACAGTTGTTTCCACCTTATCAGGGAGCTCCTTTGATGAAAACTTCCTTATTAACAAAACATCCAGAATTAAAAGGCATTCTTAATCAATTAGCGGGAAAAATTACTGAAAAAGAGATGCAGGACATGAACT
- a CDS encoding ABC transporter ATP-binding protein: MIRFNNVSKTFGQTKVLQEQTFQINDREFFVLVGPSGSGKTTLLKMINCLIEPSSGDILLNNVPQTELDLREMRLSIGYVLQQIALFPNLTVAENIAIIPEMKQWSAEEIRQKTEELLDKVGLPAKDYLDRYPSDLSGGEQQRIGIVRAIISHPKILLMDEPFSALDPISRKQLQELMLSLHKEFDMTIVFVTHDIDEAIKLGDRVAILNEGEIVQLDRPEMIKTHPANAFVVNLFGGDEHA, translated from the coding sequence ATGATACGTTTTAATAATGTTTCTAAAACTTTTGGTCAGACAAAGGTTTTGCAAGAGCAGACCTTTCAAATTAATGATCGTGAATTTTTTGTGCTGGTTGGCCCCAGCGGATCGGGCAAGACCACACTTTTAAAAATGATTAATTGCCTTATTGAACCAAGCTCTGGAGATATTTTACTAAATAACGTCCCACAGACAGAGTTAGATTTACGTGAGATGAGGCTATCTATTGGATACGTATTGCAGCAAATTGCTCTGTTCCCCAATCTCACAGTAGCTGAAAATATTGCGATTATCCCTGAGATGAAGCAATGGTCAGCTGAAGAAATTAGACAAAAAACTGAAGAATTATTGGATAAGGTGGGCCTACCTGCTAAAGATTATCTTGATCGTTACCCAAGTGATTTATCGGGAGGTGAACAGCAACGTATTGGTATTGTACGTGCTATCATTTCTCATCCTAAAATTCTATTGATGGATGAACCATTTTCAGCCTTAGATCCTATTTCACGTAAACAATTGCAAGAGTTAATGTTGAGTCTTCACAAGGAATTTGACATGACGATTGTATTTGTGACACATGATATTGATGAGGCCATTAAATTAGGAGACCGCGTAGCTATTTTAAATGAGGGAGAAATTGTGCAACTGGATCGCCCAGAAATGATTAAGACCCACCCTGCTAATGCTTTTGTGGTCAATTTATTTGGAGGTGATGAGCATGCCTAG